The following DNA comes from Musa acuminata AAA Group cultivar baxijiao chromosome BXJ1-4, Cavendish_Baxijiao_AAA, whole genome shotgun sequence.
ACACCATCTCTCCGTGGTCATATAAATGCCCTAAATAGAACCTTTGTACTGTCAATCAATCATAAAACTACCTAAATTGCTTGCCATTCTAGAACAGTTAAAGGAAATATAGAGTACAAAATGAGGATATCTTTTTTTACAAGAAAACCATTCGTCCAAGTAGTCCAAAAAATACTAGGCCCTAGAATAAAAACTCACCATGTTTTCATGGTCAGCAGCAATCTTGTTTGTGCACAGATATAAAGCAGGCAGCACATCATCAGGAGACAAAGCAAGCAAGCTGCAAGAAATAAGTTAGTAGCCCACCAAATGCTTGAACACTGGTTCATTCCAAGACCGACCGAGAGGAAATATCAAGTGCACCTTCTGAACATATTACTCAGCATAGATGTGGTCTTTATCTTGCCTCTTACTTGTTCCACTAAATCAAAAGTCAGTGCCAGGTGCAAGTAGGGAGCAGGTTCTCCAGCTTTCCAGCATGCTGAAATAAAATTGCGACACTTGTCATGTAGTTATGCATGCCACCAGATGCAATATAAAGATGGCTCCCAACTGACTTCATTAAGAAAATGCAATACAAACCATGCTCAATTGGAGAATATTTTTCAATAGGTAATGATACATTAGCTGGAGTTTTGTCTTCTCTTGAACTTCCCTGTAGATACAATGTTGGCAAGCTTATTTTGTCTTCAGAAGAATTGCTTACCTTTTTGGTACACTTATTTACAAGAACACCTGAGACAACAACTTCCGAGAGTAAATTCCCCTCATTCTCTAATATATTACTGGAACCACTATAATACATATCAACTGCTACGTCAATATTTCCTCTAACCTTCTCCAGCAATAAGGCAGCAGATTTTCTTGGCATGCCATTATTTATGATCTGGAGAAACTGATCCAACTCTTCTTTATATGTTTCAATAGTAATCTGCTGATTAGAAGTAACAGCACAAGTATCACTGGAAGAAGCACCCGATGCAACTCTTCTGAAAAAATTTGTGATGGTAGATTGTTTGCCTCCACTTGATTCTAGATTTGAGCAaccttttgctttcttttttttcttgtttccacCACCTAAACCCCTTTTTTTGGCCAGAGATGGAGTAAGCAAGCGTAAATTTTGGTTGGTTGACTGTTTCACTTGATCAAGGAAATTCTTTCTACCAGATTCAGGGGCTTCGCCGACAGACTTCAAAGGAAGCAACGGCTCGAGGTTAGTGTTAATGTTTTTACAAGAGCTAGCAATAGAAATGTTACCAGCATTTGCTTCCTTATAGAATTCTGTTTCATGCTCAAAAAATTCTGAAACTGCACTAACAAGATCCCCATTTGACCTTTTCAGCAGATCTAGAACTTGATCCTGTTTCACCCAAGACGGCAAGCAATCTTGAAGGTCCTCAACTACTCCTTCCATTTCTTCATCATTCACCATATGCAGATCCTGTGAATCAGATTGCTGGCATGACCTTATTGATGTTGCAGTTGGATTGTCCATCATGTCCACATCCTCTTGCTGGTTTCTGTTACCTGTCATGTCATTCCCAGCACTTGTATCAGCACCCTCTGACTTCCGACGGAAAGCCATAAGAAAATCATGCTTGTTTGCTGTCTCATCAACCAGCCCTGCAAAATGCTTCCTCATGGCTAAAGCATGCTTGCTGTCTAGCTTTTCAACATCCATTCCCACAGTTGGGATGACCCGTTTTGGCCTCAAGAACCTCACGTATTCTCTTAATTCATTATAGTTTGAATGTTCGCTGTATGGAACTAGATGAATCTCGAGTAGATCTTTAACTCTCACTGCAAATCCATCCCTCTTTGTCTCGTTCAGCCACCCTGTTGAAATGAAACCCACCGCCTTGTTGTATCCTCTCTCAGCCATGATCTCCTTCATCTTCGCAAAATTAGGCCTGAAGTAAGGCCAAGTCTCACCCAACACATTCCAACCAATCACGTGGATGTCACTGGCTGAAGCATCCTCCGTAAAAACGCCTGAACCAGCAAACCCCAGAACAGACAAAACCTGCATCTTCCTGTTATCCACTTGCAGTAGGCAACCACACCGACGAGAAATCTCAAGCAAAATCTTCTCTTTCCCGATGACATAAGTTGCGATCAAGAAGAGAACCGATTCACCTGATCCCTCATTTTGTTCCTTAAATCTTTTGACTGTGTTGACAATGTATTCCACTGACTCCTCTTGTGAGGGGAAGACAAATTTGGGGTTGCAATACGTTGTGTCAAGGAAAACAGCATCCGCGCCAACAAACTCGCATAAAACAGGGTCCAATCTCATCTGTTCATGGAAACGGAAATCACCTGTGTGGATAAACCTCTCCGGTCGCTGCCCTTCGCAGACACGGGTCCTGAAAAGGAACTGGACAGCGCCGGGGCAGTGATTGGCGTCGACGGCGGCCACCTCCCATCCGTCGATCTCCGTGAACTCGCCTAAGGACAGGGAGACGACGAAGAAAGGCGACACATTGAGGATCTCGACGAGGAGGCGAGCGGTGGTGGCGGAGCAAAAGATAAGGCCTTTGCACCAGGCACTGCCGAGGCCGGCGTAGTGGTCGGAGTGGAAGTGGGTGAGCAAGTAGGAGACGGAGAAGTCACCGGCGGAGCGGAAGCCGTCGACGACGAAACGGGTCCGGGGGATTAGCTTGGAGAGCGGGAAGTCAGAGGGGACCGGAGGGAGCTGggagccatcggagaggaggcggAAGGCGAGGGGAGGGGAGGGTGGAGGGGAAGGGAGAGCGGCGGAAAAGGAGCGgtaggaggagaggaagagggaggaTGTGGAGAAAGGAGGAGGGGGAGTGGCCATGGGATCATTCGTGGAAGAGGGTTCAAGAAGGAAACACGCGAAAGATTTGAAGACTTGAATAAAGCGAAGGATGAGAAGGCTTATATATTCGAGCTCTATTTGCATATCAACCCTTGAATTCCTGTCTTGCCTTGATATTAATTTATATCATCTGCTGCTATGCTGCTGCTTCCTTCTCTGCTCTAAAACCACATCGAATAAACTACATgtctataataaaaaataagccAACGCTGGGAATGATACAATCCTTCTATATATCTAAAGCTGCTCTAAAATCACATTGAATCGCTGCATGTCTGTTGTCTATATGAATAAATAAGCCAACACTGGGAATGATACGATCCCTCTATATATCTAATGCATGTCAAATTTCTTGGATCACACATCTGATTCAGAAAGACCCAAAGTTGTCTGAGAatgtaacccaacagcaaaaatgTGTTGTAAAGCAAATAGTATTTTAAAGCAAACACTGTTTACCGATAGTTTCTCCATATCAAACCTGTTTGGTGAACTCTCACAGTGAATTGACGAGTTAGTAGCGACCTTGATGCTTTTAAACCTGCTGAACATCAATATAATGATGCAATTGCTGAACATCAATATATAGACAATCCCTCTATATATCTATCAATTAGACGAAAAAAATACACAGAAACATATTGTTTCAATGAGATAGATATAGTGTCATATGGTTGCGAAGAATTAATTAGATCTCAACACGGCAAAGAGAAAAGGCACTCGTTAAGTGTAGCATAAATGAACGGTGTGTACAACAAGTCCACCGGACATATGCTTCCGGTTAACAAAACTTAGAATTGTTTTATAGCTCAAAACAGTTGAGATTGCACCACTCGGAATGGTGTTTATCAATTCCATGTATGACATCCTTTCccaaaagaacattaattatgtAGCAACCGATTTTAACTTGTTTCAAAGACATTACCATTCCATAACAAATAGGACAGACAAGAAATGCATAGAGCAAGTGAAGATGACTCAACAATGACG
Coding sequences within:
- the LOC135585897 gene encoding DNA ligase 6-like isoform X5 encodes the protein MQIELEYISLLILRFIQVFKSFACFLLEPSSTNDPMATPPPPFSTSSLFLSSYRSFSAALPSPPPSPPLAFRLLSDGSQLPPVPSDFPLSKLIPRTRFVVDGFRSAGDFSVSYLLTHFHSDHYAGLGSAWCKGLIFCSATTARLLVEILNVSPFFVVSLSLGEFTEIDGWEVAAVDANHCPGAVQFLFRTRVCEGQRPERFIHTGDFRFHEQMRLDPVLCEFVGADAVFLDTTYCNPKFVFPSQEESVEYIVNTVKRFKEQNEGSGESVLFLIATYVIGKEKILLEISRRCGCLLQVDNRKMQVLSVLGFAGSGVFTEDASASDIHVIGWNVLGETWPYFRPNFAKMKEIMAERGYNKAVGFISTGWLNETKRDGFAVRVKDLLEIHLVPYSEHSNYNELREYVRFLRPKRVIPTVGMDVEKLDSKHALAMRKHFAGLVDETANKHDFLMAFRRKSEGADTSAGNDMTGNRNQQEDVDMMDNPTATSIRSCQQSDSQDLHMVNDEEMEGVVEDLQDCLPSWVKQDQVLDLLKRSNGDLVSAVSEFFEHETEFYKEANAGNISIASSCKNINTNLEPLLPLKSVGEAPESGRKNFLDQVKQSTNQNLRLLTPSLAKKRGLGGGNKKKKKAKGCSNLESSGGKQSTITNFFRRVASGASSSDTCAVTSNQQITIETYKEELDQFLQIINNGMPRKSAALLLEKVRGNIDVAVDMYYSGSSNILENEGNLLSEVVVSGVLVNKCTKKVSNSSEDKISLPTLYLQGSSREDKTPANVSLPIEKYSPIEHACWKAGEPAPYLHLALTFDLVEQVRGKIKTTSMLSNMFRSLLALSPDDVLPALYLCTNKIAADHENMELNVGGSLVVTALEEACGMNRSRIKEMYNTLGDLGDVAQEIRQTQSLLAAPRTLSIHHLFCMLREISMITGTGSAVRRKNLIVNLMRSCREMEIKFLVRTLVRNLRIGAMMKTILPALAQAVVLNSHSPLQCVGISETTRLQLQGISAAVAEAYNVLPNLDLLIPSLLSKGIDFSAASLQMTPGTPIPPMLARITNGAMQVLKLFEGRAFTCEYKYDGQRAQIHRAADGSIRVFSRQMKETTSRFPDLINTIKESCKHEVSTFILDAEVVAVDRKNGGKLMSFQELSSRERGNKDSSIKIDNIRTWFYRLIFACSSLISCFAMENGTSQPSSRFKFS
- the LOC135585897 gene encoding DNA ligase 6-like isoform X4; translation: MQIELEYISLLILRFIQVFKSFACFLLEPSSTNDPMATPPPPFSTSSLFLSSYRSFSAALPSPPPSPPLAFRLLSDGSQLPPVPSDFPLSKLIPRTRFVVDGFRSAGDFSVSYLLTHFHSDHYAGLGSAWCKGLIFCSATTARLLVEILNVSPFFVVSLSLGEFTEIDGWEVAAVDANHCPGAVQFLFRTRVCEGQRPERFIHTGDFRFHEQMRLDPVLCEFVGADAVFLDTTYCNPKFVFPSQEESVEYIVNTVKRFKEQNEGSGESVLFLIATYVIGKEKILLEISRRCGCLLQVDNRKMQVLSVLGFAGSGVFTEDASASDIHVIGWNVLGETWPYFRPNFAKMKEIMAERGYNKAVGFISTGWLNETKRDGFAVRVKDLLEIHLVPYSEHSNYNELREYVRFLRPKRVIPTVGMDVEKLDSKHALAMRKHFAGLVDETANKHDFLMAFRRKSEGADTSAGNDMTGNRNQQEDVDMMDNPTATSIRSCQQSDSQDLHMVNDEEMEGVVEDLQDCLPSWVKQDQVLDLLKRSNGDLVSAVSEFFEHETEFYKEANAGNISIASSCKNINTNLEPLLPLKSVGEAPESGRKNFLDQVKQSTNQNLRLLTPSLAKKRGLGGGNKKKKKAKGCSNLESSGGKQSTITNFFRRVASGASSSDTCAVTSNQQITIETYKEELDQFLQIINNGMPRKSAALLLEKVRGNIDVAVDMYYSGSSNILENEGNLLSEVVVSGVLVNKCTKKVSNSSEDKISLPTLYLQGSSREDKTPANVSLPIEKYSPIEHACWKAGEPAPYLHLALTFDLVEQVRGKIKTTSMLSNMFRSLLALSPDDVLPALYLCTNKIAADHENMELNVGGSLVVTALEEACGMNRSRIKEMYNTLGDLGDVAQEIRQTQSLLAAPRTLSIHHLFCMLREISMITGTGSAVRRKNLIVNLMRSCREMEIKFLVRTLVRNLRIGAMMKTILPALAQAVVLNSHSPLQCVGISETTRLQLQGISAAVAEAYNVLPNLDLLIPSLLSKGIDFSAASLQMTPGTPIPPMLARITNGAMQVLKLFEGRAFTCEYKYDGQRAQIHRAADGSIRVFSRQMKETTSRFPDLINTIKESCKHEVSTFILDAEVVAVDRKNGGKLMSFQELSSRERGNKDSSIKIDNIRTWFYRLIFACSSLISCFAMENGCWIFHFVKGGSM
- the LOC135585897 gene encoding DNA ligase 6-like isoform X6, with translation MQIELEYISLLILRFIQVFKSFACFLLEPSSTNDPMATPPPPFSTSSLFLSSYRSFSAALPSPPPSPPLAFRLLSDGSQLPPVPSDFPLSKLIPRTRFVVDGFRSAGDFSVSYLLTHFHSDHYAGLGSAWCKGLIFCSATTARLLVEILNVSPFFVVSLSLGEFTEIDGWEVAAVDANHCPGAVQFLFRTRVCEGQRPERFIHTGDFRFHEQMRLDPVLCEFVGADAVFLDTTYCNPKFVFPSQEESVEYIVNTVKRFKEQNEGSGESVLFLIATYVIGKEKILLEISRRCGCLLQVDNRKMQVLSVLGFAGSGVFTEDASASDIHVIGWNVLGETWPYFRPNFAKMKEIMAERGYNKAVGFISTGWLNETKRDGFAVRVKDLLEIHLVPYSEHSNYNELREYVRFLRPKRVIPTVGMDVEKLDSKHALAMRKHFAGLVDETANKHDFLMAFRRKSEGADTSAGNDMTGNRNQQEDVDMMDNPTATSIRSCQQSDSQDLHMVNDEEMEGVVEDLQDCLPSWVKQDQVLDLLKRSNGDLVSAVSEFFEHETEFYKEANAGNISIASSCKNINTNLEPLLPLKSVGEAPESGRKNFLDQVKQSTNQNLRLLTPSLAKKRGLGGGNKKKKKAKGCSNLESSGGKQSTITNFFRRVASGASSSDTCAVTSNQQITIETYKEELDQFLQIINNGMPRKSAALLLEKVRGNIDVAVDMYYSGSSNILENEGNLLSEVVVSGVLVNKCTKKVSNSSEDKISLPTLYLQGSSREDKTPANVSLPIEKYSPIEHACWKAGEPAPYLHLALTFDLVEQVRGKIKTTSMLSNMFRSLLALSPDDVLPALYLCTNKIAADHENMELNVGGSLVVTALEEACGMNRSRIKEMYNTLGDLGDVAQEIRQTQSLLAAPRTLSIHHLFCMLREISMITGTGSAVRRKNLIVNLMRSCREMEIKFLVRTLVRNLRIGAMMKTILPALAQAVVLNSHSPLQCVGISETTRLQLQGISAAVAEAYNVLPNLDLLIPSLLSKGIDFSAASLQMTPGTPIPPMLARITNGAMQVLKLFEGRAFTCEYKYDGQRAQIHRAADGSIRVFSRQMKETTSRFPDLINTIKESCKHEVSTFILDAEVVAVDRKNGGKLMSFQELSSRERGNKDSSIKIDNIRVDICVFIFDIMFCNGERYFPTFQQI
- the LOC135585897 gene encoding DNA ligase 6-like isoform X3, which encodes MQIELEYISLLILRFIQVFKSFACFLLEPSSTNDPMATPPPPFSTSSLFLSSYRSFSAALPSPPPSPPLAFRLLSDGSQLPPVPSDFPLSKLIPRTRFVVDGFRSAGDFSVSYLLTHFHSDHYAGLGSAWCKGLIFCSATTARLLVEILNVSPFFVVSLSLGEFTEIDGWEVAAVDANHCPGAVQFLFRTRVCEGQRPERFIHTGDFRFHEQMRLDPVLCEFVGADAVFLDTTYCNPKFVFPSQEESVEYIVNTVKRFKEQNEGSGESVLFLIATYVIGKEKILLEISRRCGCLLQVDNRKMQVLSVLGFAGSGVFTEDASASDIHVIGWNVLGETWPYFRPNFAKMKEIMAERGYNKAVGFISTGWLNETKRDGFAVRVKDLLEIHLVPYSEHSNYNELREYVRFLRPKRVIPTVGMDVEKLDSKHALAMRKHFAGLVDETANKHDFLMAFRRKSEGADTSAGNDMTGNRNQQEDVDMMDNPTATSIRSCQQSDSQDLHMVNDEEMEGVVEDLQDCLPSWVKQDQVLDLLKRSNGDLVSAVSEFFEHETEFYKEANAGNISIASSCKNINTNLEPLLPLKSVGEAPESGRKNFLDQVKQSTNQNLRLLTPSLAKKRGLGGGNKKKKKAKGCSNLESSGGKQSTITNFFRRVASGASSSDTCAVTSNQQITIETYKEELDQFLQIINNGMPRKSAALLLEKVRGNIDVAVDMYYSGSSNILENEGNLLSEVVVSGVLVNKCTKKVSNSSEDKISLPTLYLQGSSREDKTPANVSLPIEKYSPIEHACWKAGEPAPYLHLALTFDLVEQVRGKIKTTSMLSNMFRSLLALSPDDVLPALYLCTNKIAADHENMELNVGGSLVVTALEEACGMNRSRIKEMYNTLGDLGDVAQEIRQTQSLLAAPRTLSIHHLFCMLREISMITGTGSAVRRKNLIVNLMRSCREMEIKFLVRTLVRNLRIGAMMKTILPALAQAVVLNSHSPLQCVGISETTRLQLQGISAAVAEAYNVLPNLDLLIPSLLSKGIDFSAASLQMTPGTPIPPMLARITNGAMQVLKLFEGRAFTCEYKYDGQRAQIHRAADGSIRVFSRQMKETTSRFPDLINTIKESCKHEVSTFILDAEVVAVDRKNGGKLMSFQELSSRERGNKDSSIKIDNIRTWFYRLIFACSSLISCFAMENGCWIFHFVKGGSVCVILVYISLSYIYHVLKNI
- the LOC135585897 gene encoding DNA ligase 6-like isoform X1; amino-acid sequence: MQIELEYISLLILRFIQVFKSFACFLLEPSSTNDPMATPPPPFSTSSLFLSSYRSFSAALPSPPPSPPLAFRLLSDGSQLPPVPSDFPLSKLIPRTRFVVDGFRSAGDFSVSYLLTHFHSDHYAGLGSAWCKGLIFCSATTARLLVEILNVSPFFVVSLSLGEFTEIDGWEVAAVDANHCPGAVQFLFRTRVCEGQRPERFIHTGDFRFHEQMRLDPVLCEFVGADAVFLDTTYCNPKFVFPSQEESVEYIVNTVKRFKEQNEGSGESVLFLIATYVIGKEKILLEISRRCGCLLQVDNRKMQVLSVLGFAGSGVFTEDASASDIHVIGWNVLGETWPYFRPNFAKMKEIMAERGYNKAVGFISTGWLNETKRDGFAVRVKDLLEIHLVPYSEHSNYNELREYVRFLRPKRVIPTVGMDVEKLDSKHALAMRKHFAGLVDETANKHDFLMAFRRKSEGADTSAGNDMTGNRNQQEDVDMMDNPTATSIRSCQQSDSQDLHMVNDEEMEGVVEDLQDCLPSWVKQDQVLDLLKRSNGDLVSAVSEFFEHETEFYKEANAGNISIASSCKNINTNLEPLLPLKSVGEAPESGRKNFLDQVKQSTNQNLRLLTPSLAKKRGLGGGNKKKKKAKGCSNLESSGGKQSTITNFFRRVASGASSSDTCAVTSNQQITIETYKEELDQFLQIINNGMPRKSAALLLEKVRGNIDVAVDMYYSGSSNILENEGNLLSEVVVSGVLVNKCTKKVSNSSEDKISLPTLYLQGSSREDKTPANVSLPIEKYSPIEHACWKAGEPAPYLHLALTFDLVEQVRGKIKTTSMLSNMFRSLLALSPDDVLPALYLCTNKIAADHENMELNVGGSLVVTALEEACGMNRSRIKEMYNTLGDLGDVAQEIRQTQSLLAAPRTLSIHHLFCMLREISMITGTGSAVRRKNLIVNLMRSCREMEIKFLVRTLVRNLRIGAMMKTILPALAQAVVLNSHSPLQCVGISETTRLQLQGISAAVAEAYNVLPNLDLLIPSLLSKGIDFSAASLQMTPGTPIPPMLARITNGAMQVLKLFEGRAFTCEYKYDGQRAQIHRAADGSIRVFSRQMKETTSRFPDLINTIKESCKHEVSTFILDAEVVAVDRKNGGKLMSFQELSSRERGNKDSSIKIDNIRVDICVFIFDIMFCNGERLLDFPLRQRRKYVKDLFYKEKMGYLEFAKEMTVEADEACPNNQNTLSRINLFFKDACKSSCEGIMVKTLDIDAGYSASKRSEAWLKVKRDYIEGLGDSFDLVPIGAWYGNGRKAGWYSPFLMACYNPDAEEYQSICRVMSGFSDSFYLEMKEFFSGERLLLKKPSYYRTDESPDLWFPPELVWEIRGADLTISPVHHAAVGLVHPSRGISVRLPRYIRSLSDRKSEDCSTAADIACMYKAQTRKMEVFKED
- the LOC135585897 gene encoding DNA ligase 6-like isoform X2 — translated: MQIELEYISLLILRFIQVFKSFACFLLEPSSTNDPMATPPPPFSTSSLFLSSYRSFSAALPSPPPSPPLAFRLLSDGSQLPPVPSDFPLSKLIPRTRFVVDGFRSAGDFSVSYLLTHFHSDHYAGLGSAWCKGLIFCSATTARLLVEILNVSPFFVVSLSLGEFTEIDGWEVAAVDANHCPGAVQFLFRTRVCEGQRPERFIHTGDFRFHEQMRLDPVLCEFVGADAVFLDTTYCNPKFVFPSQEESVEYIVNTVKRFKEQNEGSGESVLFLIATYVIGKEKILLEISRRCGCLLQVDNRKMQVLSVLGFAGSGVFTEDASASDIHVIGWNVLGETWPYFRPNFAKMKEIMAERGYNKAVGFISTGWLNETKRDGFAVRVKDLLEIHLVPYSEHSNYNELREYVRFLRPKRVIPTVGMDVEKLDSKHALAMRKHFAGLVDETANKHDFLMAFRRKSEGADTSAGNDMTGNRNQQEDVDMMDNPTATSIRSCQQSDSQDLHMVNDEEMEGVVEDLQDCLPSWVKQDQVLDLLKRSNGDLVSAVSEFFEHETEFYKEANAGNISIASSCKNINTNLEPLLPLKSVGEAPESGRKNFLDQVKQSTNQNLRLLTPSLAKKRGLGGGNKKKKKAKGCSNLESSGGKQSTITNFFRRVASGASSSDTCAVTSNQQITIETYKEELDQFLQIINNGMPRKSAALLLEKVRGNIDVAVDMYYSGSSNILENEGNLLSEVVVSGVLVNKCTKKVSNSSEDKISLPTLYLQGSSREDKTPANVSLPIEKYSPIEHACWKAGEPAPYLHLALTFDLVEQVRGKIKTTSMLSNMFRSLLALSPDDVLPALYLCTNKIAADHENMELNVGGSLVVTALEEACGMNRSRIKEMYNTLGDLAQEIRQTQSLLAAPRTLSIHHLFCMLREISMITGTGSAVRRKNLIVNLMRSCREMEIKFLVRTLVRNLRIGAMMKTILPALAQAVVLNSHSPLQCVGISETTRLQLQGISAAVAEAYNVLPNLDLLIPSLLSKGIDFSAASLQMTPGTPIPPMLARITNGAMQVLKLFEGRAFTCEYKYDGQRAQIHRAADGSIRVFSRQMKETTSRFPDLINTIKESCKHEVSTFILDAEVVAVDRKNGGKLMSFQELSSRERGNKDSSIKIDNIRVDICVFIFDIMFCNGERLLDFPLRQRRKYVKDLFYKEKMGYLEFAKEMTVEADEACPNNQNTLSRINLFFKDACKSSCEGIMVKTLDIDAGYSASKRSEAWLKVKRDYIEGLGDSFDLVPIGAWYGNGRKAGWYSPFLMACYNPDAEEYQSICRVMSGFSDSFYLEMKEFFSGERLLLKKPSYYRTDESPDLWFPPELVWEIRGADLTISPVHHAAVGLVHPSRGISVRLPRYIRSLSDRKSEDCSTAADIACMYKAQTRKMEVFKED